The Hordeum vulgare subsp. vulgare chromosome 4H, MorexV3_pseudomolecules_assembly, whole genome shotgun sequence genomic interval CTTGTTTAATGATGATGTAATGTTGTGGTGTTTGCCTTCTGCTTGGGGATACCATGCTTATGCAAACAGTTGAACTTTCTGGCTTACAGCTGACCTTGCGAATATGCGTAATGATCCTCAGATATTCATGATTCAGAAGCTAAGATTTTGCTATTCGTCGTTAGGACAGCACAATAGAAGCTATGTAATTATCGTCCTTCGAGTAGCGTTTCTTTGATTTACTAGAAGTGAGGCTTGATGTCAAAAGTTCTCATGCATTCTAGCTCAACTTCTGCCGTGCTAAATATTTTTGTGATATTTTGGTGCAGAAATTTTATCTTGTCGGAAGAGACAAGAGCAGGACTCTTTGGAGGGTGCTAAAGATTGACCGGTTGGAGTCTACTGATTTGGGTATCCAGGAGGATCCTACTAGTTACACAGAGAATGAATGCCAAGAACTACTATGGCGGATTCACGAGGGAAATAGGTTGACCGGTGGGCTGAAATTTGTCACAAAATGCTATGGAATAATTGGTATTTCAACGTGAACTGATATTCATAGAGTATATCAATCAAATCATTTTAGCTGTTCAAATAATAACGTTTACCACTTATTTGCTTCTTCAGGTTTTATGAAGTTTCTTGGTCCTTACTACATGGTTGTAATTACCAGGAGACGAAAAGTTGGCACAATCTGTGGCCATGATATTTATTCAATTGGCAAGAGCGAAATGATCGCAATTCCATGTCCTATAGTCTGCCCCAATGTGGCTAATTCTAGGGATGAGAACAGGTCTTCCATTGTTTCATTATGTAAATATTGTGTATTGCCTGTTGTAATTCATCGCTGGTGCTTAACAATATCAAAATCACCAGCTTGCTTCCTTTTGTATTTGGAGTCTTGGATATTGATCTGCTATTCATTTATGTTACTTTAGGCCCCATTCTTTTCCAAATATTCCAGTTCATTTTGGTGCTTCATTGTGATAAGACAATTTGCATTGTTGGTGGTGGCATCTATTTTATTTTATGGTACAGTTTTATACTGCATTATTCTCAGATAAGCTTTCCGGTGTGTATTCATAGTCGTAGTTGAACACAGGCAGTTCCATTTGGCCCACCAACGGTGTAATATTTCTTTTGGCGCATTTAATGTTATTTTGTCTATAAGTATAAAATCTGCTTGTTGATAACAATATCATCCAGCTTATATGGTCGGTACATCATGACCATTCTTGCAGTACTGAGATTTGTGTATGGGTGGTCAGAGGTATATAGAATTGTTTTGAATTTCTTTGCTCCCATGGTATTATACTTGTACTATTATAAATGTACTTTAAATATATTCTTGCTAATGTTCTTTTGATTGTTATTGTCTGCACATATTAATGTTTTTATTGCCCACATTTTGTAGATATAAACGACTCCTTTGCTCGGTCGATCTTACGAAGGACTTCTTCTTCAGCTACTCTTACAACATCATGCGCAGTCTTCAGAAGAACATAAATGACAAAAATACTGGACATGTTGTTTATGAAACAATGTTTGTATGGAATGAATTTTTGACACGAGCAATGCGGAACCATCTCAAGAATACCGATTGGACCGTGGCCTTGGTCCATGGATTTTTTAAACAGGTATATTCTTCTGTGACAGACAAAGTCTTCTTGCGTTACATTATTTTTTATTTCCATCATCATCTTCAATTATTGATCTTACTGGTATCATCTATTCATCATGGAAGATCACAAGGGCTCCTGCTAACTCAATACCATCGTACTAACTTATGCGTTTTACTGGACATTTAATGACTTGACATGTAGTGAATGCTTGAAATAAAGGGTTTGCAAACGCATGGCTTTGTATAACCTGCTGAAATTTTTCAGTTTGAGCTGCTTGCGGCTTTCTCGAGTCGAAACATTTGCTTGTAAGTGTCAGCAGACTGTTCCTGCTTTTTTCAGTTTCCATCTTTTGTATGTTCCTGGTGCATAGTAGTATTGTACAGTCATCGTTGAATTGCTATTTATACCTTAAATGTCTGTTAGGAAGCATTGAGCACAATCCCTTGTTCCTTGTGCAAGACCTCATTATGCCAGTATTTATGATATTTATGAGTGTAATTCAGAACTCATACTCCCCCGTCTTAGTTTACAGGGCATGCACGTGGTTCTAGGTGATTGATTTGACTAACTAAATATGCATTATATGTCACAAAAAGTATATCATTCGATTTTTAGGCGGATCTAGTTTCTAAACATATATTTTtcatcacatatgatgcatatTTAGCTAGTTAAATTGTCAACCTAAAACTACGCGCATGCCCTGTaaactgagacggagggagtagtagtaaCTTATTTTTTCTATTCAGATTGAAATGTCCTTATGCTAGCAGTGTTTTTCTCTTTGCAAGGCTTGCATGCTATAGTGTGTTTGGTCTGTTCATATACTATACAAAGAGAAGCTAATAGTTATATATATTCGTGTGTTCAGTCGAAGCTGGCAGTATCTGGGAAGGATTTCTGGTTGACACTTATAGCAAGACGCTCGCGTCATTTTGCTGGAACCAGGTTCGCGTTACAAGCTTTTGAGCTTTTCTTTAGTCAAAGCTCACCTTTATATTTATCTCACAAATGTATGTATTTTTATTATTTTGAAATATAGATTCATGAAACGAGGTGTTAATGAAAAGGGTAGGGTTGCCAATGACGTTGAGACTGAACAGATTGTTTTTGAAGATACACCTGATGACATCCCAAGTCAAATAACTTCTGTTGTACAACATAGAGGATCCATACCTCTTGTCTGGTTTCAGGAAACTTCAAGACTTAATATTAGGCCAGAAATCACGTGTAAGTTCTGTACCGTTAGTCTGTTATGAATTTGCAGATCTGTAGACTTCTCTGATAATCCTTGCTACCTGCAGTAAAATCAGATGTGGACTACAAGGCCACCCGCCTTCATTTTGAAAACCTTGTTCTTAGATATGGGAATCCTATAGTCATCTTAAACTTAATCAAGGTGAGTGTAATTGTCTAACGTAATTTACATGTATTGATTTAATGGTCAGCTTGATAGCCTTTTGGTATCCTTTCTGAATACTCCCTTTTGGATTGCTTGTATATCTCTCAGACTCGTGAGAAGAAGCCTCGTGAATCTTTGCTCCGTGCAGAATTTGCAAAGGCTATCCATTACATAAATAAGGGGTTACCAAATGACGAACGCCTTAAGTTTTTACACATGGATCTGAGTAAACTTTCTCGAAGGTAATCTATTGTATTCCAAGAGGATATCTATCTGAGCTTGCCCCTGTAAGAACCTGTTGGTTATGCGTGAAGTACGCACTAATGATATTAATCTACATGCCATCTGCAGGAAAGGCACCAATGTGCTCGGGCTGTTAAACAAGGTAGCATCAGATGTGTTGGAACTAACGGACCTCCTCCATTGCGAGATAACTACATCATCAAAACCTTTGGATGCTTCAAGGTAACTTGTATACCTACTTAGGAACTTGCAATTGCTTAAGAATCGATAACTTCGACTTAGCAAATCCATGAAATGAGCTCCTCCAGCAAATAAAGTACTTCCTCTGATCCAAATTAATAGTCGCTGCTTTAGTAAGTTGTACTAAAGCAGCGACAATTaatttggatcggagggagtataatatttGCTGGAGTACTAAAGCAGCGACAATTaatttggatcggagggagtataatatttTCTTAATCTTTAACCATATATCTACACTGATGTATAGATTTGACACAGAAGAAACTATCCAATGTTATTTATATTAAAATAGTCTTTCATAATATATGTGGTCAGTGTTAGTTCACAATAGGGGTAAAGATCCGCATGAGAGTAGAACGTGGCCAGGTGAAAGGAGAGCACTTATTTGGAGAGGAATGGATCTATTACAGCTGGCCAGATAAGAGATGATTGGCAGGGACTTGTTTACTAGAGGACTTTGCTATTCCATTGCTTAAACTCAAAGATAGCTGCCACACCCTTCCTATCGGAATTGGATTTGACACGCGTATCTAAAACAAATATGTACTCTAGTACAGATAAACTGGAAACTACTAACCCAAAGGAAACAAATGAACTTAATGTGCAAGTAATGGACTACCTGCTGGCAGTACTAATGGTTATATTTTACATGTTTTGCAGTGGACAAGGGTCATCTGACATCAAAAGAAATGATGATTTCTGCGCAGCTACAATGGTACCTCTTCTACTGCAGAAGGGTGTCCTCAGGACAAACTGCATAGACTGCTTAGACCGCACAAATGTCGCACAGTTTGCATACGGGTTAGCTGCTTTAGGGCGTCAACTTCATGTGTTGAAGCTCACTGAAGAACCTAAAATTGATCTGCATGATCCTTTGGCCGATGATCTGATGGACTTCTATGAAAGGATGGGCGATACATTAGCCATCCAGTACGGTGGTTCTGCTGCTCACAACAAGGTTAGCATCTTGTTATATCTGTGAATCCCGAGGAACATAATCTGCATAACACAACTCTTGAAATGGGGCGCTTTATAGAACTAAAATTTAGGGTGCATACTCTGAAAGGTGTGCAGTTGTGTACTACTGTTTTAACGTATTCTTTACCACCTCTGGAGTAGTTCTAAACTTCTAATTGCCGCACCACTCTTCCCTTTTTCAATCATTTGATTTATgcatttgttttccttttcctgtTGTGTTTGGCTATGTAGCCACATATTTAAGTCAAATATAAACATTAAGGCAACCTGTCACCTGAAAATAGGACTCTGAAAGAGCAGTTGCTAGCTACCATCATGGGTCAGGTCTGTCATGCTTGTCATTTTAGCAAAGGTCAGGCGTATCAGGACAGTTGGTACCTAGTATGAAACCTTCGCTCTCACAGGTCTTCCTAtgtatgattaaatgaacttccTAAATCGATTGATACACACGGCTTTGCCCTTTGGAAAGAAGTTTAGCAGTAGAGGTTGTTAATAAGGCGAGGACATCTGTCACCCAAGCATGTTGAGTGTATTTATGAAAATTTATCTTTAGTGTTTGCATCTGAAATTTTTGTGACTAAAATAACAGGCATTTCTTACTGATTATAGTTTTTGAGAAATACCCTATAGTTGATTCTCATTTTAAGTGTTTGCTGTTGTAATCTTGAACATCtttatttcagaatgatttgagtcTTGTTGGTAGGCAGTGTTCAGTAGTCAACACAAATCCAACTTTGTATTTTGAATGATCAGTCTAACTTTTCCATTGTAACATGGCACAGATCTTTTGTGAGCAAAGAGGGCAGTGGAAGGCAGCAACCCAATCCCAGGAGTTTCTTCGAACCCTTCAGCGTTACTATAATAACGCGTACACAGATCCTGAGAAGCAGGATGCTATAAATGTGTAAGCTTCTTCATGTCTGCAAAAATATCGTACTGACAAAACCAATGGAAATTGGAAAATGCCGACATTTGTCTAATATTCCACACAAGATTTATCTGTTGTGTTTTTTTTGAAACACAGGTTCTTGGGTCATTTTCAGCCTCAACAAGGGAAACCACCTCTGTGGAAGTTGGACTCAGATCAGCATTACAATATCGGCCGGCAAGGAACTTTAAGTGAAGAAACTGGAAGGTGCTGACATAAACTCTTCCATTAACAACAACATTGCTTGATGAGCTGGTCTCCAACATACTCTGTACACCATTAGCTTTTacttggatacttttcttgactttAATCAGATATTGTTAGATATTGTAACTTGATCCATTCCCTCATTCCATGGGCTTAAGGCCAATACGAGTCCTACTACAGTACAACTATCTCTTAACAAAAATGTGATTGTTGTTCTACCTGGTCCATGTAATACGTGAAGTTGTCAGTTTTTCACCAATCAAGAAATACCAAACTTGTTTCTGGAGCTGCAAGTTCATAGGGCTCTGATACCTTGGATTTACAAGAATTAGGCGTTTTTACATGTATGTTTCATTACCGATAGTTACGTTTGGATGTTCCAACACAGTAAATTCTGGTGACCATTAATAAAATATGATACCAAAGAACCTAACTTGATGTTCAGTTCTTACATAATGATGGATTACTAAAATAATCTAGATTCAGTTTGTCGTTGTTCTTCAATCAATTTTACCTGTATATATTAGTAAATGACACATTTCATATCAGCAGATTCATAAAGAGGTCGCTCTCGGATGGAAATATTCTATGTGAAAACAGTGCACCTGTGTCTGACCGTAATGTCGGCGAAAACAACACTGCAAACTCAGAATTACTGCCTGTGCAACAGCTGGATGATATTAG includes:
- the LOC123449625 gene encoding phosphoinositide phosphatase SAC2-like, whose translation is MEAMRGGKFLQKFRLYETRSKFYLVGRDKSRTLWRVLKIDRLESTDLGIQEDPTSYTENECQELLWRIHEGNRLTGGLKFVTKCYGIIGFMKFLGPYYMVVITRRRKVGTICGHDIYSIGKSEMIAIPCPIVCPNVANSRDENRYKRLLCSVDLTKDFFFSYSYNIMRSLQKNINDKNTGHVVYETMFVWNEFLTRAMRNHLKNTDWTVALVHGFFKQSKLAVSGKDFWLTLIARRSRHFAGTRFMKRGVNEKGRVANDVETEQIVFEDTPDDIPSQITSVVQHRGSIPLVWFQETSRLNIRPEITLKSDVDYKATRLHFENLVLRYGNPIVILNLIKTREKKPRESLLRAEFAKAIHYINKGLPNDERLKFLHMDLSKLSRRKGTNVLGLLNKVASDVLELTDLLHCEITTSSKPLDASSGQGSSDIKRNDDFCAATMVPLLLQKGVLRTNCIDCLDRTNVAQFAYGLAALGRQLHVLKLTEEPKIDLHDPLADDLMDFYERMGDTLAIQYGGSAAHNKIFCEQRGQWKAATQSQEFLRTLQRYYNNAYTDPEKQDAINVFLGHFQPQQGKPPLWKLDSDQHYNIGRQGTLSEETGRFIKRSLSDGNILCENSAPVSDRNVGENNTANSELLPVQQLDDIREPTDSAPEIYMCETNPCPSTKYSTMPGRHSISEERQSYLKRLGYPELHSSNFLDLDLLSSSGNSCDEEAFERSSLIHSPLDGISVGSTTTYSEPGHNDEGRDDLSRSSSQLSDSRDYSDRFAQWVANGGMLCY